A genomic window from Sanguibacter antarcticus includes:
- the disA gene encoding DNA integrity scanning diadenylate cyclase DisA gives MANSPAHIDELLRETLAAVAPGTELRDGLERILRGRTGALIVLGFDTTVETISSGGFVLDVEFSATRLRELAKMDGAVVLDREADRILRAAVQLLPDPLIETTESGTRHRTAERVAKQTGFPVISVSQSMRIVALYVGGSRYVLEDSDTVLSRANQALATLERYKARLDEVSGTLSALEIEDLVTVRDVCAVVQRLEMVGRIAEEIAGYVVELGADGRLLALQFDELIGGLGADREFVIRDYVEVARKDRSVTDVLASLGELDSTELLDLTLIGRVLGLPGGGEALDAAVAPHGYRLLAKVPRLPDTIVERLVTHFGGLQKLLAATIEDLMTVDGVGEQRARSVREGLSRLAESSILERYV, from the coding sequence GTGGCCAACTCCCCCGCGCACATCGACGAACTCCTCCGCGAGACCCTGGCCGCCGTGGCGCCAGGGACCGAGCTCCGTGACGGGCTCGAACGCATCCTTCGCGGCCGCACCGGCGCGCTCATCGTCCTCGGCTTCGACACGACCGTCGAGACCATCAGCTCCGGCGGGTTCGTGCTCGACGTCGAGTTCTCCGCCACCCGCCTGCGAGAGCTCGCGAAGATGGACGGCGCCGTCGTCCTCGACCGTGAGGCGGACCGCATCCTGCGCGCCGCCGTCCAACTCCTCCCAGACCCCCTCATCGAGACGACCGAGTCCGGGACGCGTCACCGCACCGCAGAACGCGTCGCCAAGCAGACCGGCTTCCCCGTGATCTCGGTCAGCCAGTCGATGCGGATCGTCGCGCTCTACGTCGGCGGATCGCGGTACGTGCTCGAAGACTCCGACACCGTGCTCTCCCGAGCCAACCAGGCGCTCGCGACCCTCGAGCGCTACAAGGCTCGCCTCGACGAGGTGAGCGGCACGCTGTCCGCCCTCGAGATCGAGGACCTCGTCACCGTCCGCGACGTCTGCGCTGTCGTCCAGCGCCTCGAGATGGTCGGACGCATCGCCGAAGAGATCGCCGGGTACGTCGTCGAGCTCGGCGCCGACGGTCGGCTCCTCGCCCTCCAGTTCGACGAGCTCATCGGTGGGCTCGGCGCCGACCGAGAGTTCGTCATCCGTGACTACGTCGAGGTCGCACGCAAAGACCGCTCCGTCACCGACGTGCTCGCGAGCCTCGGCGAGCTCGACTCCACCGAGCTCCTCGACCTCACGCTCATCGGCCGGGTCCTCGGGCTGCCGGGCGGCGGCGAGGCGCTCGACGCCGCCGTGGCCCCGCACGGCTACCGCCTCCTCGCGAAGGTGCCTCGCCTCCCTGACACGATCGTCGAACGGCTCGTCACCCACTTCGGTGGGCTGCAGAAGCTCCTCGCCGCGACCATCGAAGACCTCATGACCGTCGACGGCGTCGGCGAGCAGCGTGCGCGTTCCGTGCGCGAGGGCCTCTCCCGGCTCGCCGAGTCGAGCATCCTCGAGAGGTACGTCTAG
- a CDS encoding DHA2 family efflux MFS transporter permease subunit: MRETRSPQPPRGLVFACVAASLPMFMAALDNLVMTFALPVIKEDLGASVEQLQWFVNAYSIAFATLILPLAALGDRLGRRTIFFAGVVVFTAASALAATATTAELLIIARAVQGIGAAAIVPLSLTIVSAAASARVRPIAIGVWGGVNGLGIAVGPIIGGAVVEGFAWPGIFWLNVPIGILTLALIPFAVPASWGRRLPFDTTGSLLAVAFVLPLIWAIVEGEDRGWASGLIVGALTLSAVALTAFLVHERRSAAAFLPLNFFRERPFTLANLAGLLFSAGVFGAIFLLSQYLQVGMGYGALEAGLRAAPWTFAPMIAAPLSGFVVRRIGTGPVIVTALALQTIAIAWIALASSATTEYRDVVVPMLLAGIGMGLTLAPLANAVLIGRTEEEHGIAASVNSTLRQLGIAIGIALVTALFLRHGDYLPGQPFIDGMKPALIACVAITGCATIAALGLLRLPSTPSTVSPIQPPTPVVTTPSED, translated from the coding sequence GTGCGCGAGACCCGCTCCCCACAGCCACCCAGAGGACTTGTCTTCGCGTGCGTCGCTGCGTCGCTGCCGATGTTCATGGCCGCCCTGGACAACCTCGTGATGACCTTTGCGCTGCCGGTCATCAAGGAAGACCTGGGCGCGAGCGTGGAGCAGCTGCAATGGTTCGTCAACGCGTACTCCATCGCGTTCGCGACCCTCATACTGCCGCTCGCCGCCCTTGGCGACCGGCTCGGCCGGCGCACGATCTTCTTCGCCGGCGTCGTGGTGTTCACCGCTGCGTCAGCCCTGGCCGCGACCGCGACCACAGCGGAGCTGCTCATCATCGCGCGAGCCGTCCAGGGGATCGGTGCCGCGGCGATCGTCCCGCTGTCGCTGACGATCGTCTCTGCTGCGGCGTCGGCTCGCGTGCGACCGATCGCCATCGGGGTCTGGGGCGGGGTGAATGGGCTCGGCATCGCCGTCGGGCCGATCATCGGTGGCGCCGTCGTCGAGGGTTTCGCATGGCCGGGCATCTTCTGGCTCAACGTTCCCATCGGCATCCTCACACTCGCGCTCATTCCGTTCGCGGTGCCTGCGTCATGGGGGCGGCGTCTTCCGTTCGACACCACAGGTTCACTCCTCGCGGTAGCGTTCGTCCTCCCGCTCATCTGGGCCATCGTCGAGGGTGAAGACCGGGGTTGGGCCAGTGGTCTCATCGTGGGCGCGCTGACATTGTCCGCGGTGGCGCTCACCGCGTTCCTCGTGCACGAGCGCCGGAGCGCTGCTGCGTTCCTACCGCTGAACTTCTTCCGCGAGCGGCCGTTCACGCTCGCGAACCTCGCTGGGCTGCTCTTCTCCGCTGGAGTCTTCGGCGCGATCTTCCTGCTCAGCCAGTACCTGCAGGTGGGTATGGGGTACGGCGCGCTCGAGGCCGGCCTCCGGGCCGCGCCCTGGACCTTCGCACCGATGATCGCTGCCCCCCTGAGCGGTTTCGTCGTGCGGCGGATCGGTACCGGCCCAGTGATCGTCACCGCGCTGGCTCTGCAGACGATCGCCATCGCGTGGATCGCGCTCGCGTCCAGCGCCACCACCGAGTACAGGGACGTCGTCGTCCCGATGCTCCTCGCCGGGATCGGGATGGGCCTGACGCTCGCTCCGCTCGCCAACGCTGTCCTCATCGGACGGACTGAAGAGGAGCACGGCATCGCCGCGAGCGTCAACAGCACTCTGCGACAGCTCGGCATCGCGATCGGCATCGCGCTCGTGACGGCTCTGTTCCTCCGGCACGGCGACTACCTGCCCGGTCAGCCGTTCATCGACGGGATGAAGCCGGCGCTCATCGCCTGCGTCGCCATCACAGGCTGCGCGACGATCGCCGCGCTGGGGTTGCTCCGGCTGCCCTCTACGCCCAGCACGGTCAGTCCGATACAACCACCGACCCCTGTCGTAACAACACCTTCGGAGGATTGA
- a CDS encoding DUF3291 domain-containing protein has product MPTIPWRGGPDARTEGAQITVMASRFELQNARAVPSFFVASITAWWQSLHAEGCVGVSLQARPLAREFWTVSAWTSKEALYSYARTAPHTGSARRQTAGMKSSAFVFWEVRGSALPVSWTEAKRKVREQVARQRAASDERGGGPERTT; this is encoded by the coding sequence ATGCCTACGATCCCATGGCGAGGCGGCCCCGACGCCCGAACAGAGGGTGCTCAGATCACCGTTATGGCCTCGCGGTTCGAGCTTCAGAACGCACGGGCGGTCCCCTCGTTCTTCGTCGCCTCCATCACCGCATGGTGGCAGTCGCTCCACGCCGAGGGGTGCGTGGGGGTGTCCTTGCAGGCGCGCCCCCTGGCTCGCGAGTTCTGGACAGTGTCCGCCTGGACCTCCAAGGAGGCGCTGTACAGCTACGCCCGCACGGCACCGCACACTGGTTCAGCTCGACGTCAGACCGCTGGCATGAAGTCGAGCGCCTTCGTCTTCTGGGAGGTACGCGGGAGCGCCCTCCCGGTGAGCTGGACCGAGGCCAAGCGCAAGGTCCGCGAGCAGGTGGCGCGCCAGCGTGCAGCGTCCGACGAGCGGGGTGGCGGACCGGAGCGGACCACGTAG
- a CDS encoding FtsX-like permease family protein, which translates to MSVIVSAIVTLTVILTTGQSAASRQAVLNTIDTLGTTLIVVSDNSTEGILGPDFVDSAGNLSTVEWSFGLSDVTDAHNSALGAGATPIPVRKYIGTLPDEVTLSAGRMPIAAGEMWLGTTAFENARMESPSGTIRADDTNYAVVGSFAAPTAISQFDELGLIKTSDTERAGLGIRYVYVSATEAASVDEVISSLIAMVPTQDVASISVEAAAGAIALREALGAQLDADARSMLVLVLVVGFILTMVITYVSVSSRRRDIGRRRALGATRSQTVALILLQGLATSTIGALTGTGVGLLIVHVLIGATPGAPFTASVCLLAILVSGIGSIPPAVLAAFTDPVRILRVP; encoded by the coding sequence ATGTCAGTCATCGTCAGCGCAATCGTGACACTCACCGTCATACTCACCACCGGCCAGTCCGCAGCATCCCGGCAAGCTGTCCTGAACACCATCGACACCCTCGGGACCACCCTCATCGTGGTGAGCGACAACTCCACCGAGGGCATTCTCGGCCCAGACTTCGTCGACTCAGCAGGGAACCTGTCTACCGTCGAATGGTCGTTCGGGCTCTCCGACGTGACCGACGCACACAACTCAGCTCTCGGCGCAGGCGCAACGCCAATTCCCGTTCGAAAGTACATCGGCACCCTCCCCGACGAGGTGACCCTCTCAGCAGGCAGGATGCCTATAGCGGCGGGTGAGATGTGGCTTGGAACCACAGCGTTCGAGAACGCACGGATGGAATCCCCGTCGGGAACGATACGTGCAGATGACACGAACTACGCCGTTGTCGGCTCGTTCGCGGCCCCTACCGCAATCAGCCAGTTCGACGAGCTCGGCCTGATCAAGACGTCCGACACAGAAAGAGCAGGCCTGGGCATCAGGTACGTATACGTCAGCGCGACGGAAGCAGCCTCAGTCGATGAGGTCATCAGCTCCCTAATTGCAATGGTTCCGACTCAAGACGTCGCTAGCATCTCGGTTGAAGCTGCCGCCGGCGCTATCGCCCTTAGAGAAGCTCTCGGCGCTCAACTCGACGCCGACGCTCGGTCCATGCTCGTCCTCGTACTCGTGGTCGGTTTCATCTTGACGATGGTCATCACTTATGTGAGTGTGTCCTCCCGACGGCGGGACATCGGCCGGCGCCGAGCGCTCGGCGCAACCAGATCCCAAACCGTGGCCCTCATCCTCTTGCAAGGGTTGGCGACCTCAACGATCGGGGCCCTTACCGGCACCGGCGTGGGGCTGCTCATAGTGCATGTACTGATCGGCGCAACCCCCGGAGCTCCCTTCACCGCAAGTGTCTGCCTGCTAGCGATTCTCGTCTCTGGAATCGGCTCGATACCACCTGCCGTCCTGGCAGCATTTACCGACCCAGTCCGCATCCTGCGTGTGCCTTAA
- a CDS encoding peptidoglycan-binding protein — protein MSVALGVVAGRTVLGPAAAPDGVDAARVETYTVTSGTLGRSATYTAIATWGKLPFGTTAANGTLTSFEIVSGETVDSGSQLFAVDLRPVIALSGAVPSFRDLTLDSEGADVSQLQTFLRESGYLRVSADGEFGSLTESAVKKWQKHLGIEADGIVRASDVIFVPNLPARVLLSEEVVVGTRLSPGDAVGWALGPAPTFDIQLEAGQRGAVPTAGGNAEVISGATRWKAVLGQPSIDAEGRTLISVTAPDGSPVCGETCADVATSGEGTVFSVEVVTLSEATGAIVPVSAITTQPDGSSAIALEDGTSTPITVITSDGGRAVVEGIEIGANIRLFAPSTSTSTDE, from the coding sequence GTGAGCGTTGCCCTCGGCGTCGTCGCTGGGCGAACGGTTCTCGGTCCCGCGGCGGCGCCAGATGGGGTTGATGCGGCACGCGTTGAGACCTACACGGTGACCTCCGGGACACTCGGGCGCTCGGCGACCTACACGGCAATCGCGACGTGGGGAAAGCTCCCCTTTGGGACGACGGCTGCCAATGGCACATTGACAAGCTTCGAAATTGTGAGCGGCGAGACTGTCGACTCTGGGTCACAACTGTTCGCAGTGGATTTGCGCCCTGTCATCGCACTCTCGGGCGCTGTGCCCTCGTTCCGTGACCTGACGCTCGACTCCGAGGGCGCGGACGTTAGTCAGCTCCAGACCTTCCTTCGAGAGAGCGGCTACCTGCGCGTGAGCGCTGATGGGGAGTTCGGTTCGCTCACCGAGTCCGCCGTCAAGAAGTGGCAGAAGCATCTGGGTATCGAAGCCGACGGCATCGTGCGCGCAAGCGATGTGATCTTCGTTCCGAACCTGCCTGCCCGCGTCCTTCTCTCAGAGGAGGTCGTCGTCGGCACGCGCCTATCCCCCGGTGACGCTGTGGGGTGGGCCCTCGGCCCAGCACCGACGTTCGATATCCAGCTCGAAGCCGGTCAACGGGGGGCTGTACCAACGGCGGGAGGCAACGCAGAGGTGATCAGCGGTGCGACGCGGTGGAAGGCGGTTCTAGGTCAACCGTCCATTGACGCAGAGGGGCGCACCCTCATCTCCGTGACCGCCCCTGACGGTTCCCCGGTGTGCGGGGAGACGTGCGCCGATGTTGCAACCTCGGGGGAAGGCACCGTCTTCTCCGTTGAGGTGGTGACCTTGAGCGAAGCCACTGGCGCAATAGTTCCGGTGTCCGCGATCACGACCCAGCCCGACGGGTCCTCAGCGATCGCCCTCGAGGATGGCACCAGCACGCCGATCACCGTCATCACATCCGACGGAGGCCGTGCAGTGGTCGAAGGGATCGAGATCGGAGCGAACATCCGCCTCTTCGCACCATCGACCTCCACCAGCACCGATGAGTAG
- a CDS encoding MerR family transcriptional regulator, with amino-acid sequence MLISELSAASGVSTHLIKFYLREGLLRQGHLTSRTRAEYSDDHLRELVLIRALVDLRGLPVQAVGEILAALRLPATNFHYLLGYLVGSLDEPAPPAEPSEPTGADDEDSTAARRTLDEAVAAMGWHVHPGTKAMRSAEASLDALRRYGIPLDVTDLLQYAQAADTIAQADFAHLSTLASRQEMFEHALIRTFLLDTTVLAMRRLAQEHLSGQHFSGEDTDPAGTPQP; translated from the coding sequence ATGCTCATCTCTGAGCTCAGTGCTGCGAGCGGCGTGAGCACCCACCTGATCAAATTTTATCTGCGCGAGGGCCTCCTCCGGCAGGGCCACCTGACGTCCCGGACACGGGCTGAGTACAGCGACGATCACCTCCGCGAGCTCGTTCTCATCCGCGCTCTGGTTGACCTGCGAGGGTTGCCGGTCCAGGCGGTGGGCGAGATCCTGGCTGCGCTCCGGCTGCCCGCGACGAACTTCCACTACCTCCTGGGCTACCTCGTCGGCTCGCTCGACGAGCCTGCACCGCCCGCAGAGCCGTCCGAACCAACGGGAGCAGACGACGAGGACTCCACCGCCGCCCGGCGAACGCTCGACGAGGCCGTCGCCGCGATGGGATGGCACGTCCACCCCGGCACGAAGGCCATGCGGTCTGCCGAGGCCAGCCTCGACGCCCTGCGCCGGTACGGAATCCCCCTCGACGTCACCGACCTGCTGCAGTACGCGCAAGCGGCCGACACGATCGCGCAGGCTGACTTCGCCCACCTCAGCACTCTCGCGTCCCGGCAGGAGATGTTTGAGCACGCCCTCATCCGGACGTTCCTGCTCGACACGACGGTGCTCGCCATGCGGCGTCTCGCACAGGAACACCTCAGCGGACAGCACTTCAGCGGCGAGGACACTGACCCAGCAGGCACTCCTCAGCCTTGA
- a CDS encoding YdcF family protein, which produces MKSTNSPLHQAQGDLHLIAAARGTVCDYILTFQEYPSVKIFTLRNALRLILLMLSVYGFWVFLQPVIISGIINIGNIVGMGFSALLAVVVLFSSRASRFLSARMKQRRGKITIVSAAALLGCGALWCGVLSVLMATAMITQPESPTTVIVLGCRVNGDTPSASLLRRVDTAADYLLANPSVQVIVSGGQGAHEWISEAEAMKRVLVQRGVSEDRILMEDRSTSTLENLTFSQEMLAENGLSTSVVVVSEGYHMYRALSFAERIGLDAEGLAAPTVPWILPTSWVREWFGITLDTIRR; this is translated from the coding sequence TTGAAATCTACTAACTCACCTCTTCATCAGGCTCAGGGCGATTTGCACCTCATTGCTGCTGCTCGTGGTACAGTTTGCGACTATATTCTCACCTTTCAGGAGTATCCATCCGTGAAGATATTCACGCTGCGCAACGCGCTTCGCCTGATCCTCCTGATGCTTTCGGTCTATGGATTCTGGGTCTTTCTCCAGCCCGTGATCATCTCCGGAATCATCAACATCGGAAACATCGTCGGCATGGGCTTCTCTGCCCTTCTGGCCGTCGTCGTCCTCTTCTCGTCGAGAGCCTCCCGCTTCCTGTCCGCCCGCATGAAGCAGCGCCGCGGAAAGATCACCATCGTCTCGGCTGCCGCTCTCCTCGGTTGTGGCGCCCTCTGGTGCGGCGTGCTCTCCGTGCTCATGGCGACCGCCATGATCACTCAGCCCGAGTCGCCCACCACCGTGATCGTCCTCGGCTGCCGCGTGAACGGCGACACGCCGAGTGCGTCTCTCCTCCGTCGAGTCGATACTGCCGCGGACTATCTCCTGGCGAATCCTTCTGTGCAGGTGATCGTCTCCGGCGGCCAGGGCGCCCACGAATGGATCAGCGAAGCGGAAGCGATGAAGCGCGTCCTGGTGCAGAGAGGCGTCTCTGAGGACCGCATCCTGATGGAGGATCGTTCGACCTCCACGCTCGAGAACCTCACGTTCTCCCAAGAGATGCTTGCTGAAAACGGTTTGAGCACATCGGTCGTCGTCGTCAGCGAGGGCTACCACATGTACCGGGCGCTGTCCTTCGCCGAGCGCATCGGACTTGACGCCGAGGGGCTTGCCGCGCCGACCGTCCCATGGATTCTTCCGACGTCGTGGGTCCGCGAATGGTTCGGCATCACGCTCGACACCATTCGGAGATAA
- a CDS encoding ABC transporter ATP-binding protein, giving the protein MLQVRELGFAYSSRGSTVLSGVSIDFEAGAITALTGPSGCGKSTLLYIAGLMLRPTEGAVLFQGTDVSALRDSDRSQIRRNNMGFVFQDALLDPSRTVLDNVLEPAVFAGVPRRHLSGRAHDLLEAFGVSHRASHRPGQISGGQAQRVALCRALLLEPTVILGDEPTGNLDADSTEVVWETLDSAANQGATVIIATHNARLATRAHAHIALS; this is encoded by the coding sequence GTGCTACAGGTTCGCGAGCTCGGTTTCGCCTATAGCTCCAGGGGCTCCACGGTACTTTCGGGCGTAAGTATCGACTTCGAGGCCGGCGCTATCACGGCGCTGACTGGACCGTCCGGTTGCGGGAAGTCCACGCTCCTCTACATCGCAGGGCTCATGCTCCGACCCACAGAGGGAGCGGTGCTGTTCCAAGGCACAGACGTGAGCGCCCTGCGCGATTCCGATCGATCACAGATCCGCAGGAACAACATGGGATTCGTCTTCCAAGACGCCCTGCTCGACCCCAGCAGAACTGTTCTGGACAACGTCCTCGAGCCCGCTGTCTTCGCAGGCGTACCGCGCCGCCACCTCTCGGGTCGAGCTCACGACCTTCTCGAGGCCTTCGGCGTCTCCCACCGCGCCTCTCACCGGCCGGGTCAAATCTCAGGAGGGCAAGCACAGCGAGTCGCACTGTGCCGTGCGCTCCTGCTGGAACCCACCGTCATTCTGGGAGATGAACCAACGGGCAACCTCGACGCCGATTCCACAGAAGTCGTCTGGGAGACACTCGATTCAGCAGCGAACCAAGGCGCCACGGTGATCATCGCCACGCACAACGCCCGACTGGCGACGAGAGCCCACGCCCACATCGCACTCTCATGA
- a CDS encoding IS1380 family transposase: MKTTVAYPRLNIVTSATSAVGQAGGVLLTETVRATGLDRALSTGLARWRKPTAFHDPGKVIVDLAVALALGGDALADVAVLRAEPGVYGAVASDPTVSRTIAALAADAPAALAAINTARAAARSAAWRLAGERAPDAGASAVDPLVIDLDATLVTAHSEKENAAPTFKRGFGFHPLCAFVDHGGAGTGEPLAIMLRPGNAGSNTAADHIAVLRDALAQLPGHGGRTRGSKKILVRTDGAGGTKTLIEWLTTHRLGYSVGFTLPGNTPDLLARIPETVWAPALDAHDEVRDGAWIAELTDLMDLTAWPAGMRVIVRKERPHPGAQLRFEDVDGMRITAFVTNTPAGQLADLELRHRRRARCEDRIRIAKDTGLRNLPLKAFAQNQIWCAIVALANDLLAWMGMLALTDHQARRWEPKRLRLRLFTIPAVIARTGRRTWLRLSNRAPWAALAAQAVQALRARPAPG; the protein is encoded by the coding sequence GTGAAGACTACCGTCGCGTATCCCCGTCTGAACATCGTCACGTCGGCGACGTCCGCGGTTGGTCAGGCTGGTGGGGTGCTGTTGACCGAGACGGTCCGGGCGACGGGTCTGGATCGGGCGTTGTCGACGGGCTTGGCGCGGTGGCGTAAGCCGACGGCGTTCCACGACCCGGGCAAGGTGATCGTGGACCTGGCGGTCGCCCTGGCGTTGGGTGGGGACGCGTTGGCGGACGTCGCGGTGCTGCGCGCCGAGCCCGGTGTCTATGGCGCGGTCGCCTCGGATCCGACGGTTTCGCGCACGATCGCGGCGTTGGCCGCTGATGCCCCGGCAGCGTTGGCGGCGATCAACACCGCCCGAGCTGCGGCCCGTTCGGCGGCCTGGCGCCTGGCTGGTGAGCGCGCCCCCGACGCGGGCGCCAGCGCGGTGGACCCTCTGGTCATCGACCTCGACGCGACGCTGGTCACGGCGCATTCGGAGAAGGAGAACGCGGCGCCGACGTTCAAGCGCGGGTTCGGGTTCCATCCCCTGTGCGCGTTCGTCGACCACGGCGGCGCCGGGACCGGGGAACCGCTGGCGATCATGCTGCGGCCGGGCAATGCCGGGTCGAACACCGCCGCCGATCACATCGCGGTTCTCCGAGATGCTCTGGCTCAGCTCCCTGGTCATGGCGGGCGGACGCGGGGCAGTAAGAAGATCCTGGTCCGCACCGACGGCGCAGGCGGAACCAAAACCCTCATCGAATGGCTCACGACCCACCGCCTGGGCTACTCGGTCGGGTTCACGCTGCCTGGCAACACCCCCGACCTGCTGGCCCGCATCCCCGAGACCGTCTGGGCCCCGGCCCTGGACGCTCACGACGAGGTCCGTGACGGCGCCTGGATCGCTGAGCTCACCGACCTGATGGACCTGACCGCCTGGCCGGCAGGCATGCGCGTCATCGTTCGCAAGGAACGACCCCACCCCGGGGCCCAGCTGCGCTTCGAGGACGTTGACGGGATGCGCATCACCGCGTTCGTGACGAACACGCCCGCCGGTCAGCTCGCTGACCTCGAGCTGCGCCACCGCCGCCGCGCCAGATGTGAAGACCGCATCCGCATCGCCAAGGACACCGGTCTGCGCAACCTCCCCCTCAAGGCCTTCGCCCAGAATCAGATCTGGTGCGCGATCGTCGCCCTCGCCAATGACCTCCTGGCCTGGATGGGCATGCTCGCCCTCACCGACCACCAGGCCCGCCGCTGGGAACCCAAACGCCTGCGCCTACGCCTGTTCACCATCCCCGCCGTCATCGCCCGCACCGGCCGGCGCACCTGGCTCCGCCTCTCCAACCGAGCGCCCTGGGCAGCGCTGGCCGCTCAAGCAGTCCAAGCCCTGCGAGCCCGACCCGCACCCGGCTGA